The genomic window TAACTATCTTCCAGAATGAGGTCGGCGTTTTCTTCCGTGATATTTCTTCCTTTAACATATCTAAGCCTTTTTTCTGCTTTCTGAATTAAGCTTCTGGCCTGAGAAGGATTGGGCTTCGTCTCTCTGACTTTTCCTTCTTCAATAAATTTCTCAAACTCTTTCATTTTAAATCAGTTCTGCGAATCCTTTTAGTGTCTTGCCGTTGGCAAGGCTGTTTCTGAAGTTTTTGTCGGAATCTTTAGGATTTTCTATAAACTGTAACTCTATTTTTCTCTCTAAATCTTTCTCAAACTCTTTCAAGTTTACTTCTTTTTCTCTTCCGTTGATTATAGCTATGTCTATGTCTGAGTCTTTCCTGTCATTTCCTTGCTCGTAGGATCCGAATAAGATTATTGCTTCCGGTCTCAGCTCTTTATCTAGGTTTTCCACTATGCCTGATTCCTTGATCTCTCCTAGGTTGTAGACTTCTTTCAACTCTTGGAAGTTCTCCCCGGTCGTTATTTTGTTCGAAGCTTTCTCTTCCTTAATTTCCAAGAACTTCTTGTCTGAGAGCAGGTCTATATTTTTTGATATCCATGCCGGCGAGATATCTGTCCTTCGCGATAGCTCTCTTGCAGATATTTCTAGTTCTGGATCTTGAAAAAACTGTCGCAGGATTTTCTGATGCCGGGTGTTTAACTCAGCAAACATGTGTTTATAATTTTAAACAAGTGTTTATAAAACTAAACGCTTCTAATCTTTCCACTTAATACTGCAGCCCTGACTCGGCTTCTGATCTTTTGGAGGTTCCCGTCTCTTCAGCATATCTTCGATTACCTTTTTCATCTCTCGGTTCTCTACTTCCTGGTCAGGACCCATCTTATCGTTTAATCGGCCTTGATAGTATAATCTATGTCTCCAGTCCAGTAGGAAGGGATCTGGTGTGCATTTCGCTCCATACTGTTCTGCGATTTCCTGTTCTGGGTCTGTCAGGTAGTAGAAGTGCGGGGATTCCAGATCATTCTCTTCAATAAATTCCCCCATTTTCTCGACTGAGTCGTCTGGATGTGTCTCGCTGTTAGGATTTATTCCGACTATAGCTATTGAAGAGAACTCGTCATTCAGTTCTCTCAGTTCTTCTGTCTGAGCTTTGACATAGGGGCAGTGGTTGCACATGAATACGACGAGGACGCCGTCATAGTTGTCCAGATCGCTTAATTCGACTTTTTCTCCATCATGGTTTTCGAGTTTGAATTCGGGTGCGTAGTCTCCTTGTGAAAGCTCTGAATCTGATTTTTTTAGGCTCATTCTTCTTTACCTTCTAACCATTCGATCAGTGTTTTTCTTTCTTTGTTTTGTTTTTCTTCTTCGATAATTTCTGCATAGTCTGGGTCTTCAAGTGCTTTGATATCATCTTTTACTTCTTGGATGCTTCCCTTTAACATGGTGCTGTAGTCTATACTTTTCTCTTCTTTTTTCGACTGTTCTTTCTCTATTTTGTGTCCGCAGCTTGAGCAGTAGGTGCTGGATGATGAGACTTCTTCTCCGCAGTCTTGACAGTATTCTGTATCTCCGTTTTCCACCATTTCTACTTTCTGGACTTCGTTCTTGTCTCGGTGTTTGGCTTCCGTTATCTGGTTTTTAGCGTTTTTCGGGTTAGGGATGGCGCCGAACTCTATTACTTGTCCTGAAGCGGTTTTCACATTTACATCGCCGATGTTAAGCATTCTGTATCCGAGAGGTTGATCTATCGAAGTCTCCGTGATTAAGTCGAAAGTTGCCTCCGTTGTATCCCGGCTTAGGAACTTGAACTCTCTGATAACTCGCTCGTTTGTTATAAAGTATTTATGTCCTTTTCTGTGTATTTCTGCGATAATCCAGACGATTACTCCGATCAACATGAGTGGAAGTAAAATCAATCCAAGAAGATACCAGCCAAGATATTTCCATGGGCTCGGTGTGAAATGTTTTTTGACAGACTCTCCTTCGTGAAGTCCTCCTTCAGGCTCCATAACGCATCACAATGCAGGGGAAAGTTAAAAGCTCTCCGACTCCCAGAAATTTAAACCAGAAAATGTAATACATCGTAATATGAAAGATATGGATGACTCCGCGATCACACGGAATGGAAACTCTTTGATACTGGCCTATGACCACGGAACAGAACACGGTCCGGTTGACTTCGAGCCGATGCCGAAAAGTGCTGACCCGCGGCATGTCTTTGAAGTTTCTCAGCACGATGCAGTGACTGCTTTAGCTCTTCAGAAAGGAAATGCAGAATACTACAGAAACTGGCAGGAAAATACAGGAAACGAAGGAGCACCACTTCTACTTAAAATAAACGGAAACTCCAGCCTTCCAAAACGAGAAGATTACTATAGTCCAAAACAATGCAGTGTACAGTACGCTGTAGAAGAACTGGACGCTGATGCAATCGGGTACACGATGTACGCGGGAAGCATTCATGAAGACGAAATGTGGAAAGATTTCAGGGAAGTACAGGAAGAAGCAAGAAAATATGATGTTCCTGTAGTTATGTGGAGCTATCCAAGAGGAAAAGGAATAGAAGAAAACCCTGACTACTCAGGTCAGAAAGATCCAGAAGTAGTAGCTTACGGAGCTAGGTTAGGACTGGAGTTAGGTGCTGACATGGTAAAATGCAAGTATCCAGGGAATCAGGAAGACTGGGAGAGACTTGAAAGCCAGGTAGCAGAATTAAAAACTGTTATGAGCGGCGGATCTAAGAGAAGTGACAGAGCATTCCTCCAAGATGTACATGACACTATTGAAGTGAGTGGGAACGGTTTAGCAGTAGGTAGAAACATCTTCCAGCGTGAAGAGCCGGGAGAACTGCTTGATAAGCTGGAAAAAGTAATTTTCGAAGGAAAGACCGTCGACGAAGCAATGTGATTCCAAGTGGATAAACAAGAAGTAGTCGACGAGGTCTTCCATTCTGTAGCTGAGGTAGCGCCTCACATATCCTCAGGTCTACTCAAGAGGAGAGAGTATGTAGGTGAGGAAAATCCCAGTGATGAGAAGCAGTTAGAGGCTGATGTCTGGGCCAATGAATTCCTCAAGGAGGAAATCACCTCACTTGAGGGTGTAGGCGAGTTCGCATCTGAGGAAGAGCACGAAGTAACGGATTGTGGAGAGGGACTATCTGTAACTGTCGATCCTCTGGATGGCTCTTCAAACATTCCGACGAATAATATTGTCGGCACTATCGTTGGTATCTATGATGAAGAACTTCCTTGCAGAGGTAAAAATATTGTAGCGGCTTTTTATGTTGTATATGGCCCATTAACAAGTTTTACGATTGCCAGAGATGGGCAAGTTGATGAGTATGTGCTGGAAGAATCTAAAGGTGATGGTGTAGAACTGCACAAAGCTAGTGAAGATATTCAGATCCCTGAGCCATATGTCTACGGCTTTGGAGGCAACAAGCACTGGGGCAGTGATTTTGAACGCTTGAAGGAGGATATTTCTGATGATTTGAAGCTTCGTTACGGCGGTGCGATGGTAGGAGATGTCAATCAAGTGCTTCACCAGGGAGGAGTATTTGGATATCCTGCTCGTGAAGACGCCGAAAACGGCAAACTCAGGCTTCTCTTCGAAGCAAATCCTATGGCTTACATTTTCGAAACAGCAGGAGGCAAGTCTAGTGATGGTGATAAATCAATCCTCAGAGTCAAGGCTGAAGAACTACATCAGAGAACTCCAGTATTTGTAGGGTCGGAGGAATCGGTTAGGAAAGTTAACGAAAGAGGTCTGTCTCTGCACTGAAAAAATTTACTTTTCCTATATTTCTTGAGATGTTCGGCACGAAAACTGTCTTTGAAAGCCTTGAGGAAGAGAAGGTTGACGAATTTGTTTTCAAATTTTACTCTGTGTTGGAGGAAAGCCAAGAAAGAAGTTTGGCTGCAAGCACCTTATTCTATTCAAAAATACAGGAAGATCTACTAGAATATGCGGAAGAAGGAGCTGTAGATTTAAATGATTTAGAAGAAATAGAGAGCTCCCGATTCGGCACAGCAGACTATATAAGCTGGGATGCGGCAGAGGCCTTTGATGAAGCAGTAAGAGAGGCCTATGAAGAACTAGGAATTGGATATGAAGGCTAATCATACCAGTCAGTGATATCTTCCCGGTCGAAGATATTATCTTGACCAACCTGTTTCTTCAGCTTCTTAGCAGTTTTCTTGCCGATCAACTTCTTCAACTTCTCAAAATTAACTTCACGGATCTGAGACTGTGTTTCAATACCGTGGTCGTGGAGTTTCCGCGCTCTCACACGGCCAATCTGATCGTACTGAACTAAATCTAACAGTTCATCCTTTATTCCGTGTTCCATTCTGACGCGCAATTTTTCAATGTCTTTCTCTACTCCCGAAAAATTCTCTGAATTCTGGTTTTCAGAAGAACTCTCTGAGTTCTTCGTTTCCTTCATCCTAACCAGTTCCTTGGCTCCGTACAACAACCAGTCCGCATTCTGCATCTTTGCCCTGATA from Candidatus Nanohalobium constans includes these protein-coding regions:
- a CDS encoding nucleotidyltransferase domain-containing protein — its product is MFAELNTRHQKILRQFFQDPELEISARELSRRTDISPAWISKNIDLLSDKKFLEIKEEKASNKITTGENFQELKEVYNLGEIKESGIVENLDKELRPEAIILFGSYEQGNDRKDSDIDIAIINGREKEVNLKEFEKDLERKIELQFIENPKDSDKNFRNSLANGKTLKGFAELI
- a CDS encoding thioredoxin family protein, which encodes MSLKKSDSELSQGDYAPEFKLENHDGEKVELSDLDNYDGVLVVFMCNHCPYVKAQTEELRELNDEFSSIAIVGINPNSETHPDDSVEKMGEFIEENDLESPHFYYLTDPEQEIAEQYGAKCTPDPFLLDWRHRLYYQGRLNDKMGPDQEVENREMKKVIEDMLKRREPPKDQKPSQGCSIKWKD
- a CDS encoding PH domain-containing protein, giving the protein MEPEGGLHEGESVKKHFTPSPWKYLGWYLLGLILLPLMLIGVIVWIIAEIHRKGHKYFITNERVIREFKFLSRDTTEATFDLITETSIDQPLGYRMLNIGDVNVKTASGQVIEFGAIPNPKNAKNQITEAKHRDKNEVQKVEMVENGDTEYCQDCGEEVSSSSTYCSSCGHKIEKEQSKKEEKSIDYSTMLKGSIQEVKDDIKALEDPDYAEIIEEEKQNKERKTLIEWLEGKEE
- a CDS encoding class I fructose-bisphosphate aldolase, producing the protein MKDMDDSAITRNGNSLILAYDHGTEHGPVDFEPMPKSADPRHVFEVSQHDAVTALALQKGNAEYYRNWQENTGNEGAPLLLKINGNSSLPKREDYYSPKQCSVQYAVEELDADAIGYTMYAGSIHEDEMWKDFREVQEEARKYDVPVVMWSYPRGKGIEENPDYSGQKDPEVVAYGARLGLELGADMVKCKYPGNQEDWERLESQVAELKTVMSGGSKRSDRAFLQDVHDTIEVSGNGLAVGRNIFQREEPGELLDKLEKVIFEGKTVDEAM
- a CDS encoding class 1 fructose-bisphosphatase, whose translation is MDKQEVVDEVFHSVAEVAPHISSGLLKRREYVGEENPSDEKQLEADVWANEFLKEEITSLEGVGEFASEEEHEVTDCGEGLSVTVDPLDGSSNIPTNNIVGTIVGIYDEELPCRGKNIVAAFYVVYGPLTSFTIARDGQVDEYVLEESKGDGVELHKASEDIQIPEPYVYGFGGNKHWGSDFERLKEDISDDLKLRYGGAMVGDVNQVLHQGGVFGYPAREDAENGKLRLLFEANPMAYIFETAGGKSSDGDKSILRVKAEELHQRTPVFVGSEESVRKVNERGLSLH